In Quercus lobata isolate SW786 chromosome 12, ValleyOak3.0 Primary Assembly, whole genome shotgun sequence, a genomic segment contains:
- the LOC115970054 gene encoding DNA mismatch repair protein MSH4 isoform X2, with translation MKQKKGSLLQTTRCCVQNLEIIEPLHSTLWGTSNKKRSLFHMLKTTKTIGGTRLLRANLLQPLKDIETINARLDCLDELMSNEQLFFGLSQVLRKFPKETDRVLCHFCFKPKKVTNGVLGIDYARRSQMLISSIILLKTALDALPLLSKALKDAKSFLLENVYKSICENEKYASIRKRIGEVIDEDVLHARVPFVARTQQCFAVKAGIDGLLDIARRSFCDTSEAIHNLATKYREDFKLPNLKLPFNSRQGFYFSIPQKDIQGKLPSKFIQVLKHGNNIHCSTLELASLNVRNKSAAAECYIRTEVCLEALLDAIREDVSVLTLLAEVLCLLDMIVNSFAHTISTKPVDRYTRPEFTDNGPMAIDAGRHPILESIHNDFIPNNIFLSEASNMVIVMGPNMSGKSTYLQQVCLTVILAQIGCYVPARFSTFRVVDRIFTRMGTVDNLESNSSTFMTEMRETAFVIQNVSRRSLIVMDELGRATSSSDGFAIAWSCCEYLLSLKAYTIFATHMENLSELATIYPNVKILHFHVDIRNNRLDFKFELKDGPRYVPHYGLLLAEVAGLPSSVIETARSITSRITEKEVKRMEVNYLQYHPIQTAYRVAQRLICLKYSSQDEDSIRQALQDLKEQYIDGRL, from the exons ATG AAGCAGAAAAAGGGGTCATTGTTACAAACCACTCGTTGTTG tgtacaaaatttagaaattattgagCCACTTCATTCAACCCTTTGGGGCAcaagcaacaaaaaaagaagtctGTTCCATATGCTTAAGACAACAAAAACTATTGGAGG GACTAGACTTCTTCGTGCCAATCTTTTGCAGCCTTTGAAAGATATTGAAACCATCAATGCTCGCCTTGATTGCCTG GATGAGCTGATGAGCAATGAACAGCTGTTTTTTGGCCTCTCTCAGGTTCTGCGTAAATTTCCAAAAGAGACAG ATAGAGTACTGTGTCATTTCTGCTTTAAGCCAAAGAAAGTCACAAATGGCGTCTTGGGTATTGATTACGCTAGGAGAAGCCAAATGTTAATCTCAAGCATTATTCTCCTTAAAACAGCATTGGATGCACTGCCTTTACTCTCAAAG GCACTTAAGGATGCAAAAAGTTTTCTTCTTGAAAACGTATACAAATCTATATGTGAAAATGAGAAATATGCGTCCATTAGAAAAAG GATCGGAGAGGTGATTGATGAAGATGTTCTTCATGCACGGGTTCCTTTTGTTGCCCGCACACAGCAGTGTTTTGCTGTCAAGGCAGGCATTGATGGACTTTTAGATATAGCAAGGAGGTCATTTTGTGATACTAGTGAag CAATACATAATCTTGCGACCAAGTATCGCGAAGATTTCAAATTGCCCAATTTGAAACTCCCATTTAACAGTAGGCAAGGTTTTTACTTTAGCATACCACAGAAGGATATTCAAGGAAAGCTTCCTAGCAAGTTCATTCAG GTCTTGAAACATGGGAACAACATACATTGCTCAACTCTGGAACTTGCTTCT CTGAATGTTAGAAATAAGTCTGCAGCTGCAGAGTGTTATATACGAACAGAAGTTTGCCTGGAAG CACTTTTAGATGCCATACGGGAGGATGTTTCTGTGCTCACTCTCCTTGCTGAGGTCTTATGTCTTTTAGACATGATTGTCAATTCATTTGCTCATACAATATCGACTAAGCCTGTTGATCGATATACTAGACCTGAATTTACAG ATAATGGTCCAATGGCAATTGATGCTGGAAGACACCCTATCTTGGAAAGCATACACAATGATTTCATT CCCAACAACATCTTTCTCTCAGAAGCATCAAATATGGTGATTGTCATGGGCCCAAACAT GAGTGGAAAGAGCACTTACCTTCAACAAGTTTGTCTCACAGTTATTCTTGCTCAGATTGGTTGCTATGTTCCTGCTCGCTTCTCAACTTTTAGGGTAGTTGATCGTATATTCACAAggatgggtacagtggataATCTTGAATCAAACTCTAGTACG TTCATGACAGAGATGAGAGAGACAGCTTTTGTAATTCAGAATGTCTCCAGAAG GAGTCTGATTGTTATGGATGAACTTGGGAGGGCTACTTCTTCCTCTGATGGATTTGCGATTGCATGGAGCTGCTGCGAGTATCTGTTATCATTGAAAGC GTACACCATATTTGCTACTCATATGGAGAACCTATCAGAATTAGCAACCATCTATCCAAATGTGAAGATTCTTCACTTTCATGTTGACATAAGAAACAACCGTTTAGATTTCAAG TTTGAACTCAAGGATGGTCCAAGATATGTACCACATTATGGTCTATTATTAGCAGAAGTGGCAGGTTTACCAAGCTCAGTGATTGAAACAGCCAGAAGCATAACATCCAGGATCACAGAAAAG GAAGTGAAGAGGATGGAAGTAAACTACCTGCAGTATCATCCAATCCAGACGGCCTACCGTGTTGCTCAACGGCTTATATGTTTGAAGTACTCCAGCCAAGATGAGGATTCAATTCGGCAAGCATTGCAGGATCTAAAAGAGCAGTATATTGACGGAAGGCTCTAG